GCGACAACAAGCCGGAAGTGTTGCTCGTTCCCCGGATCGACGGGCGATACGGTTCCGTGGGCGTCCGTGCCGTCGTCGAGCAGGTGGGCAGGCTGCCCGGTGGCGAGCCCGCCGCGGTGGTGCGCGGTGTCGACCGCGTCCGCGTGGGCACCGGCACGACCGGCCCCGGCGCGGCCCTGTGGGTGCAGGCCACCCTGGTCGAGGCCGTCCCGGCGGGCGAGCGCGCCGAGGAACTGGCCAAGGAGTACAAGGCGCTGACCACCACCATCCTGCAGAAGCGGGGCGCGTGGCAGGTCGTCGACGCGGTCAACCAGATGGACGACCCGTCGGTCCTCGCCGACAGCTCCGGCTACGCCCCCTGGCTGGGCACGCCGCGCAAGGCCGAGATCCTTCAGACCGCCGACCCGGCCGACCGGTTGGAGAAGCTGGTCGAGTGGGCGCGTGAGCACCTGGCCGAGCTCGACGTGGCCGAGACGATCCGCAAGGACGTCCAGGAGGGCATGGAGAAGCAGCAGCGGGAGTTCCTGCTCCGCCAGCAGCTCGCCGCGGTCCGCAAGGAGCTGTCCGAGCTCAACGGCACCTCCCCGGAGACCGAGGAGGAGGACTACCGCGCCCGCGTCGAGGCCGCCGACCTGCCCGAGAAGGTGCGCGAGGCCGCGCTCAAGGAGGTCGACAAGCTGGAGCGGACCTCCGACCAGTCTCCCGAGACCGGCTGGATCCGCACCTGGCTCGACACCGTCCTCGACATCCCGTGGAACGAGCGGACCGAGGACTCCTACGACATCGCCGCGGCCCGCGCCGTCCTGGACGCCGACCACACCGGCCTCGACGACGTCAAGGACCGCATCATCGAATACCTCGCCGTCCGCGGCCGCCGGGCCGAGAAGGGTCTCGGCGTGGTCGGCGGGCGCCGCAGCGGCGCCGTGCTCGCGCTGGCCGGCCCTCCCGGAGTCGGCAAGACCTCGCTGGGCGAGTCCGTGGCCCGCGCCATGGGCCGTAAGTTCGTCCGCGTCGCCCTCGGCGGCGTCCGCGACGAGGCCGAGATCCGCGGTCACCGGCGCACCTACGTCGGCGCCCAGTCCGGCCGGATCGTCCGCGCCATCCGCGAGGCCGGGTCGATGAACCCGGTCGTGCTGCTGGACGAGGTCGACAAGGTCGGCTCCGACTACCGGGGCGACCCGACGGCCGCGCTGCTGGAGGTGCTCGACCCGGCGCAGAACCACACCTTCCGCGACCACTACCTGGAGGTCGAGCTCGACCTCAGCGACGTGCTCTTCCTGGCGACCGCCAACGTGCTGGAGGCCGTCCCCGGCCCGCTGCTGGACCGCATGGAGATCGTGACGCTCGACGGCTACACCGAGGACGAGAAGGTCGTGATCGCCCGCGACCACCTGCTCCCGCGCCAGCTCGACAAGGCCGGCCTCACCGCCGCCGACGTCACCGTCGAGGAGGACGCGCTGCGCAGGCTGGCGGGCGAATACACCCGGGAGGCCGGAGTCCGGTCCCTGGAGCGCTCGATCGCCAGGATCCTGCGCAAGGTGACCGCCAACGTCGCCCTCGGCGAGGGCGAGCTGCCCGTGACGGTGGGCGACCTGGTCCCCTACCTCGGCCGTCCGCGCCACGTGCCGGAGTCCTCGCTCCCGGAGTCCCGCCAGCGTACGTCGGTGCCCGGTGTGGCCACCGGCCTGGCGGTCACCGGCGCCGGTGGCGACGTCCTCTACGTGGAGGCGTCGCTGGCCGACCCGGAGACCGGCGACACCGGCCTGACCCTGACCGGTCAGCTCGGTGACGTGATGAAGGAGTCGGCCAGGATCGCGCTGTCCTACCTGCGCTCTCGCGGCGCGGAGCTGGAACTGCCGGTGGCGTCCCTCAAGGACCGCTCGGTGCACGTCCACTTCCCCGCGGGCGCGGTTCCCAAGGACGGCCCGTCGGCGGGTGTCACCCTGACCACGGCCCTGGCCTCGCTGCTCTCGGGCCGCCCGGTCAGGAACGACGTGGCCATGACCGGCGAGGTCTCCCTCACCGGCCGGGTGCTGCCCATCGGCGGGGTCAAGCAGAAGCTGCTGGCCGCCCACCGGGCGGGCATCACCACCGTGCTGATCCCGGCCCGCAACGAGCCCGACCTGGACGACGTCCCCGAGGCCGTGCGCAACGAGCTCACCGTTCACGTGGTGAGCGACGTGCGCGAGGTCCTGGAGATCGCGCTCACCCCGGCCAAGGTCGCCGAGCGCGTCGTCGCCTGACCCCGTCTCCCCCGAAGTCGGCCCGTCCTCCGAGGAGAGGACGGGCCGTCCCCTTCTCCGGACCGTGTCCGCCCTGTACGAGGTGTTCGTCACCCGGCGGCTGCGCCGCACCCGGTACCAGCTGGACGAGTCGCTCAGCCAGGGG
This DNA window, taken from Streptosporangium album, encodes the following:
- the lon gene encoding endopeptidase La, encoding MSESLILPVLPLDDEVVLPGMVVPLDLSENEVRAAIDAAQALSDNKPEVLLVPRIDGRYGSVGVRAVVEQVGRLPGGEPAAVVRGVDRVRVGTGTTGPGAALWVQATLVEAVPAGERAEELAKEYKALTTTILQKRGAWQVVDAVNQMDDPSVLADSSGYAPWLGTPRKAEILQTADPADRLEKLVEWAREHLAELDVAETIRKDVQEGMEKQQREFLLRQQLAAVRKELSELNGTSPETEEEDYRARVEAADLPEKVREAALKEVDKLERTSDQSPETGWIRTWLDTVLDIPWNERTEDSYDIAAARAVLDADHTGLDDVKDRIIEYLAVRGRRAEKGLGVVGGRRSGAVLALAGPPGVGKTSLGESVARAMGRKFVRVALGGVRDEAEIRGHRRTYVGAQSGRIVRAIREAGSMNPVVLLDEVDKVGSDYRGDPTAALLEVLDPAQNHTFRDHYLEVELDLSDVLFLATANVLEAVPGPLLDRMEIVTLDGYTEDEKVVIARDHLLPRQLDKAGLTAADVTVEEDALRRLAGEYTREAGVRSLERSIARILRKVTANVALGEGELPVTVGDLVPYLGRPRHVPESSLPESRQRTSVPGVATGLAVTGAGGDVLYVEASLADPETGDTGLTLTGQLGDVMKESARIALSYLRSRGAELELPVASLKDRSVHVHFPAGAVPKDGPSAGVTLTTALASLLSGRPVRNDVAMTGEVSLTGRVLPIGGVKQKLLAAHRAGITTVLIPARNEPDLDDVPEAVRNELTVHVVSDVREVLEIALTPAKVAERVVA